A window of the Candidatus Neomarinimicrobiota bacterium genome harbors these coding sequences:
- a CDS encoding glycosyltransferase, whose amino-acid sequence MLFHGTDAFLTIGSKSSEFYRAFGISEERLFFTPYSVDNDFFREESRKWRRQKAVLKVSLGISEELPVILFVGKLVKRKRPFDLLYAYENIGNEVALVFVGDGELRSALEQYVRERGLSRVKFVGFKNQSELPRYYAMADIFALPSSSQEVSPLVINEAMCCALPVVVSDAVPSANDFVENGYNGYIYPCGDVSRLTQVLHNLILAPELESVFGERSQQLIEDWNNSKVVEGILEALGKFARQ is encoded by the coding sequence GTGCTCTTTCACGGGACCGATGCTTTTCTTACCATAGGAAGCAAAAGCAGCGAATTCTATAGAGCGTTTGGAATATCCGAAGAACGACTCTTTTTCACGCCGTATAGCGTTGATAATGACTTTTTCAGGGAAGAGAGCAGAAAATGGAGAAGGCAGAAAGCGGTTCTAAAGGTTTCGTTAGGCATCTCGGAAGAACTGCCAGTTATCTTGTTTGTCGGCAAGCTAGTAAAACGTAAGAGGCCTTTTGACCTTCTATATGCCTACGAGAATATCGGGAACGAAGTGGCACTAGTATTCGTCGGCGATGGTGAATTGCGCTCGGCGCTCGAACAATATGTAAGAGAAAGGGGGCTATCGCGGGTAAAGTTTGTGGGCTTCAAAAACCAATCAGAACTGCCCAGGTACTATGCAATGGCCGATATTTTTGCTCTACCATCGTCATCGCAGGAGGTATCTCCGCTGGTAATTAACGAAGCGATGTGCTGTGCGCTCCCTGTCGTCGTCAGCGATGCAGTCCCCTCTGCCAACGATTTCGTGGAAAACGGATATAACGGGTACATCTATCCGTGCGGAGATGTTAGCAGACTTACTCAGGTCCTGCATAATCTCATCCTTGCCCCAGAGCTGGAGAGCGTTTTCGGAGAACGGTCCCAGCAGCTTATTGAAGACTGGAATAACTCTAAAGTGGTGGAGGGGATCCTGGAGGCTCTCGGCAAGTTTGCGAGGCAATAG
- a CDS encoding glycosyltransferase — MDSQGIIGAIVYANPDELPPTVNTVEILAEQGYDVIVIARNQNRPQWQYPENVRVYRLGDFGTSRKNEEKSSRSKVIEYYKFIKETKRLVRRHNCSLLIAYDMFGFLTAYKGRPKFQNRIPIIYHNHDLSFPSMPWSLAYWVKQFELKHARWADAVVFPQEDRARLFRKDAHLSEKPIIVPNYPRLRNETPEPVLRRRLAESGVDFRFLVLRYGSMGDDHCIPETIEAVASLPEDYIAVFCGFGSSVYVEKMKKKAEQLGVSNRVFFFLDVSYDEWFGYIASADVGLAIYRDSSVNLRYLSTAGNKLFLYAMCGVPAIVPNSSDFRRLVTEYGLGVYADSQDPQELAKAIRKVTRPEKQAEFSSRGREAHLRHLNYDLAIKPLVEKIRSLTRGQIIQHIVP, encoded by the coding sequence GGCTACGATGTTATTGTCATTGCTCGCAATCAAAATAGACCACAATGGCAATATCCAGAAAATGTGCGAGTTTATAGGTTAGGAGACTTTGGCACGTCCCGAAAGAATGAAGAAAAATCATCGCGAAGCAAGGTCATTGAATACTACAAGTTTATCAAGGAGACGAAGCGATTGGTCCGACGTCACAATTGCAGTTTACTGATCGCATATGACATGTTTGGATTTCTGACAGCGTACAAGGGCAGGCCAAAGTTCCAGAACAGAATTCCAATTATCTATCACAATCATGATTTGTCATTTCCATCAATGCCTTGGTCTTTGGCATACTGGGTAAAACAATTTGAACTAAAGCATGCTAGATGGGCAGATGCCGTCGTTTTTCCGCAGGAGGATCGTGCCCGGCTGTTTCGAAAAGATGCTCATCTTTCTGAAAAGCCGATAATCGTACCAAATTACCCGAGATTGCGCAATGAAACTCCCGAGCCTGTTCTTCGTCGAAGACTTGCCGAGAGCGGAGTGGACTTCAGATTTCTCGTGTTACGTTATGGATCAATGGGGGATGATCACTGCATTCCAGAAACAATTGAGGCTGTCGCATCTCTTCCAGAAGATTACATCGCTGTTTTCTGCGGATTCGGCAGCAGTGTTTACGTCGAGAAAATGAAGAAAAAAGCTGAACAACTCGGTGTGAGTAACCGTGTGTTTTTCTTTCTTGATGTCTCCTATGATGAATGGTTCGGCTACATCGCGTCAGCTGATGTGGGATTGGCAATCTACCGAGACAGCAGTGTCAACCTTAGGTACTTGAGTACCGCCGGAAACAAACTATTTTTGTACGCTATGTGTGGAGTTCCGGCAATAGTTCCCAATTCAAGTGATTTTCGAAGGCTTGTGACTGAGTACGGATTGGGGGTCTATGCAGATTCCCAAGATCCACAAGAACTGGCAAAAGCGATCAGAAAGGTGACGAGGCCCGAGAAGCAGGCAGAATTTTCATCCCGTGGGCGCGAAGCCCATCTAAGGCACCTGAACTATGACCTCGCCATTAAGCCCCTCGTGGAGAAGATTAGGAGTCTAACCCGGGGCCAAATTATCCAGCATATTGTTCCATGA